One genomic window of Bacillus sp. S3 includes the following:
- the tnpB gene encoding IS66 family insertion sequence element accessory protein TnpB (TnpB, as the term is used for proteins encoded by IS66 family insertion elements, is considered an accessory protein, since TnpC, encoded by a neighboring gene, is a DDE family transposase.), with translation MKHDFTSVKNIYIICGKTDMRKGIDGLATLIQDSFELDPYGDSIFLFSGWSKDRYKCLYFDGDGFAMLYKRLDNGKLQWPKDENEVRNLSQKELRWLLEGLSIQQPKAIQQSPKGAF, from the coding sequence GTGAAACACGATTTTACTAGCGTAAAAAATATTTACATCATTTGCGGTAAAACTGATATGAGAAAAGGTATTGACGGACTAGCCACATTAATTCAAGATTCCTTTGAATTGGATCCATACGGGGATTCCATTTTCTTGTTTTCAGGATGGAGTAAAGATCGCTATAAATGCTTATATTTCGACGGTGATGGCTTCGCCATGCTATATAAACGTTTGGATAACGGAAAACTCCAATGGCCAAAGGATGAAAACGAAGTACGGAATCTCTCTCAAAAGGAGCTCAGGTGGCTCCTCGAGGGGTTATCTATCCAGCAGCCAAAGGCGATTCAGCAGTCACCAAAAGGTGCCTTCTAA